A window from Pleuronectes platessa chromosome 6, fPlePla1.1, whole genome shotgun sequence encodes these proteins:
- the LOC128442344 gene encoding cysteine and glycine-rich protein 1 encodes MSYGGGDKCDGCRKTVYSAEEVRSEGRRFHKTCFVCSVCHKSLDSTTVASHNDDLFCKSCYGKQFGPKGYGYGVGAGVLSMDKAESYGQKHEEPRPRSTNSPNPSQQASRYGGAEKCARCGKSVYANEKVIAAGSSWHKNGCFSCASCGKGLESTTLNDKDGQIYCKGCYGKEFGPKGYGYGGGAGTLTNTQ; translated from the exons ATGTCATATGGAGGAGGGGACAAGTGCGACGGCTGCAGAAAGACGGTGTACTCCGCAGAGGAGGTGCGCAGTGAAGGGCGGAGATTCCACAAGACATGCTTCGTATGCT ccgTGTGTCACAAAAGCTTGGACAGCACGACTGTTGCTTCTCATAATGATGACCTCTTCTGCAAGTCGTGCTACGGCAAACAGTTCGGGCCAAAAGGCTACGGTTATGGCGTGGGAGCAGGGGTCCTCAGCATGGACAAGGCAGAGTCTTATGGTCAAAAACATGAAGA ACCTCGTCCTCGCTCTACCAACAGCCCAAACCCATCCCAGCAAGCCTCGAGGTATGGAGGGGCAGAAAAGTGCGCTCGCTGCGGCAAGTCAGTCTATGCCAATGAGAAAGTGATTGCAGCTGGGAGT TCGTGGCATAAGAATGGCTGTTTCAGCTGCGCCTCGTGTGGGAAGGGCCTCGAGTCGACCACGTTAAATGACAAGGACGGACAAATCTACTGCAAAG GATGCTATGGAAAAGAATTTGGTCCCAAGGGATATGGATACGGAGGGGGCGCCGGGACACTGACCAACACTCAGTAG
- the LOC128441948 gene encoding uncharacterized protein LOC128441948, with amino-acid sequence MRHKGFEEHRKDKQEQDKDFVTFYKRDNIQWASPLQCKLQGDVATGSGVSRHMMSTVIYKLISGFHINLGNAAITKLFEGECDHQIPSVSRELLDRDMFTIAGRMIGHSFLRHGPSFPGLSTAIMHTLFEGLLETTPVTIRDCPDLDIRDAVEMLEGDAELKESDSVHQLCRSWNLPAPNATNRKQLSQKILFHAVIEQTRPQIIQFRKGLKETGLWLLLIHRRDAIPILFPRESEAELTPQMILDCIIWPSSVTVVFDSFREDDVDESDIMDVHRVTLYLKTFIENGCFLNTRWCCINASQIKESNLSIITERQSST; translated from the exons aaaagacaaacaggagCAAGACAAAGATTTTGTCACTTTCTACAAGAGAGACAACATCCAGTGGGCGTCGCCACTTCAGTGCAAACTTCAAG GGGATgtggcaacaggaagtggagtcaGCCGTCACATGATGTCGACAGTGATCTACAAGCTTATAAGTGGATTCCATATAAACTTAG GAAATGCAGCCATCACGAAACTCTTCGAAGGTGAGTGCGATCACCAAATACCCTCAGTTTCCCGTGAACTGCTCGACAGGGACATGTTCACCATCGCCGGCCGGATGATCGGCCATTCCTTCTTGCGCCACGGCCCAAGTTTCCCAGGACTCAGCACAGCCATTATGCACACTCTCTTTGAAGGCTTGCTGGAGACGACTCCTGTGACAATACGAGACTGCCCTGACCTCGACATCCGTGACGCAGTCGAAATG CTTGAAGGAGATGCTGAATTAAAAGAATCTGACTCCGTCCATCAGCTCTGCCGCTCGTGGAACCTGCCAGCACCAAATGCCACCAACAGGAAACAGCTGTCTCAGAAGATTCTCTTTCATGCT gttATTGAACAAACTAGGCCTCAAATCATTCAATTCCGAAAAGGTTTAAAAGAGACCGGactgtggctgctgctcattCACAGAAGAGATGCAATCCCAATCTTGTTTCCCAGAGAATCAGAGGCAGAACTCACTCCTCAG ATGATCTTGGATTGCATCATATGGCCCTCGTCTGTAACGGTCGTTTTTGACAGCTTCAGAGAAGATGATGTTGACGAGTCCGACATCATGGATGTACATCGAGTGACTCTCTACCTGAAAACATTTATCGAAAATG GCTGTTTCCTGAACACACGCTGGTGCTGCATTAACGCCTCTCAGATCAAGGAATCGAACCTGTCCATCATCACTGAGCGACAGAGCAGCACGTAA